In Myxococcus stipitatus, a single window of DNA contains:
- a CDS encoding CapA family protein, giving the protein MLPSAFLCLALAASPASTSSSAHNFSTARTPDAQRLSSAGAESVRAALRTGDTPAKQLSTAGLASVGAALGSTLASSLSSAATDPIGAALGDASTRASPSSSAATGSVGATLGHASPPSSQSIGAAPGDTSTRASLLSSAATASVASASTVTPTGTPAPQGEATTTVTNAGDAAAQAAIGALRAVGLALSPRLDPVAAEAHYARGLAALQTKDTATAITELTACVRFAPTRVDCRWELGWAHSVQGQWADALTQWTQVQKLDPEHADLESALAQARGQAALQARLSQTPQASNRPPPPADAKVRIRAVGDMMLGTTVPEGNLPPDGGGSVIASVRDLMADADLTFANVEGPLCDNGRTNKCRTSRNCYAFRSPTAYGQFFKDAGVDLASTANNHSGDFGEECRRETEATLDALGIAWSGPPGSIATVERNGLRIGMVAFHTSPSCNHLNNTATATALVRAAALDHDIVIVSFHGGAEGGKALHVPEGREMFFGEDRGDLRAFTHAVVDAGAHVVIGHGPHVVRGLEFYKGRLIAYSLGNFATYGRFNLKGPQGLGMVLEVELDREGAFTAGRVLATKQVGQGIAEPDPSNAVIQLLRDLTTSDFPDSGARISEDGTLHPAGKGPVSARTPTPRS; this is encoded by the coding sequence ATGCTCCCGTCCGCCTTCCTGTGCCTGGCACTCGCCGCTTCCCCGGCCAGCACCTCGTCCTCCGCCCACAACTTCTCCACAGCGCGGACCCCCGACGCACAGCGATTGTCCTCGGCGGGAGCAGAGTCCGTACGCGCGGCGCTCCGAACCGGTGACACCCCGGCGAAGCAACTGTCCACCGCGGGCCTCGCGTCCGTGGGAGCGGCGCTCGGAAGCACCCTCGCGAGCTCGCTGTCCTCCGCGGCCACCGACCCCATCGGCGCCGCGCTCGGAGACGCGAGCACCCGCGCGAGCCCGTCGTCCTCCGCGGCCACCGGGTCCGTGGGCGCGACGCTCGGACACGCGAGCCCGCCGTCCTCCCAGTCCATCGGCGCCGCGCCCGGAGACACGAGCACCCGCGCGAGCCTGCTGTCCTCCGCCGCCACCGCGTCCGTGGCCTCGGCCTCCACCGTGACGCCGACGGGAACCCCCGCGCCCCAGGGCGAAGCCACCACCACCGTCACCAACGCGGGCGACGCCGCGGCCCAGGCCGCCATCGGCGCCCTCCGCGCCGTGGGCCTCGCCCTCAGCCCCCGCCTCGACCCCGTCGCCGCCGAAGCGCACTACGCCCGGGGCCTCGCCGCCCTCCAGACCAAGGACACCGCCACCGCCATCACCGAGCTCACCGCCTGCGTCCGCTTCGCGCCCACGCGCGTGGACTGCCGCTGGGAGCTCGGCTGGGCCCACTCCGTCCAGGGCCAGTGGGCCGACGCCCTCACCCAGTGGACCCAAGTCCAGAAGCTCGACCCCGAGCACGCCGACCTCGAATCCGCGCTCGCCCAGGCCCGGGGCCAGGCCGCCCTCCAGGCTCGACTCTCCCAAACCCCCCAGGCCTCCAACCGCCCTCCCCCACCCGCTGACGCCAAGGTCCGCATCCGCGCCGTGGGCGACATGATGCTCGGCACCACCGTCCCCGAAGGCAACCTGCCCCCCGACGGCGGCGGCAGCGTCATCGCCAGCGTGCGCGACCTCATGGCCGACGCCGACCTCACCTTCGCCAACGTCGAGGGCCCCCTCTGCGACAACGGCCGCACCAACAAGTGCCGCACGTCCCGCAACTGCTACGCGTTCCGCTCCCCCACCGCCTACGGCCAGTTCTTCAAGGACGCGGGCGTCGACCTCGCCTCCACCGCGAACAACCACTCCGGCGACTTCGGCGAGGAGTGCCGCCGAGAGACAGAGGCCACCCTCGACGCGCTCGGCATCGCCTGGAGCGGCCCGCCGGGCTCCATCGCCACGGTGGAGCGCAACGGCCTGCGCATCGGCATGGTGGCCTTCCACACCTCGCCCTCGTGCAACCACCTCAACAACACCGCCACCGCCACCGCCCTGGTCCGCGCCGCCGCCCTGGACCATGACATCGTCATCGTCTCCTTCCACGGCGGCGCCGAGGGCGGCAAGGCACTCCACGTCCCCGAGGGACGCGAGATGTTCTTCGGCGAGGACCGCGGCGACCTGCGCGCCTTCACCCACGCCGTCGTCGACGCCGGCGCCCACGTCGTCATCGGCCACGGCCCCCACGTCGTGCGCGGCCTCGAGTTCTACAAGGGCCGCCTCATCGCCTACTCGCTCGGCAACTTCGCCACCTACGGCCGCTTCAACCTCAAGGGCCCCCAGGGCCTGGGCATGGTGCTGGAAGTCGAACTCGACCGCGAGGGCGCCTTCACCGCCGGCCGCGTGCTCGCCACGAAGCAGGTGGGCCAGGGCATCGCCGAACCCGACCCGAGCAACGCCGTCATCCAACTGCTGCGCGACCTCACCACCAGCGACTTCCCCGACTCCGGCGCCCGCATCTCCGAGGACGGCACCCTCCACCCCGCCGGCAAGGGCCCCGTCTCCGCGCGCACCCCCACGCCCCGCAGCTGA
- a CDS encoding metallophosphoesterase codes for MSRLGEAWTSLSGFLLLGVGWLAFEHYYLWARLVRDVGLPKPAAWTLTWSLVVLAVSIPVGVFASRLVPPDVSVWWLAPVYVWIGVSTLLLMSLVVVDALRVGASMAPWGSQPMDAGRRLVLARMSAWVAVSVGVVASGWGLREARRVRVKRLEIPLEKLPPGLDGLSIVQLSDMHIGPMLGREFVEHVVRTVNALAPDVVAITGDLVDGSVEDLERHVAPLANLTSTHGTYFVTGNHEYHADASRWCEHLGQLGVRVLRNEYVELGRDGQVLHLAGIDDYESARFDIGHRVDLPGAVAGRDTRRVLVLLAHQPKAVHEAVLHEVDLQLSGHTHGGQLWPLGWLLRLGQPVVAGLARFNKTWVYVSSGTGFSGPPMRLGAPAEITQLILRAT; via the coding sequence ATGAGCCGGCTCGGTGAGGCCTGGACTTCGCTGAGCGGGTTCCTGCTGCTCGGCGTCGGGTGGCTCGCGTTCGAGCACTACTACTTGTGGGCCCGACTGGTCCGGGACGTCGGCCTCCCCAAGCCCGCCGCGTGGACGCTGACCTGGAGCCTGGTGGTCCTCGCGGTCAGCATCCCCGTGGGCGTGTTCGCGAGCCGCCTGGTTCCTCCCGATGTGTCGGTGTGGTGGCTCGCGCCGGTCTACGTCTGGATTGGCGTGTCCACGCTGTTGCTCATGTCGCTCGTGGTGGTGGACGCGCTGCGGGTCGGCGCTTCCATGGCGCCTTGGGGCTCCCAGCCGATGGACGCAGGTCGCCGGCTGGTGTTGGCGCGGATGAGCGCGTGGGTCGCGGTGTCGGTCGGTGTCGTCGCCAGCGGTTGGGGGCTTCGAGAAGCCCGCAGGGTGCGCGTCAAGCGACTGGAGATTCCTCTGGAGAAGCTGCCGCCCGGACTCGACGGGCTGAGCATCGTCCAGCTGTCGGACATGCACATCGGGCCGATGCTTGGCCGGGAGTTCGTCGAGCACGTCGTGAGGACGGTGAATGCGCTGGCTCCAGACGTCGTGGCCATCACGGGAGATCTGGTGGACGGCAGCGTCGAGGACCTCGAGCGGCACGTCGCGCCGCTCGCGAACCTCACCTCCACCCATGGCACCTATTTCGTCACGGGCAATCACGAGTACCACGCGGATGCGAGTCGCTGGTGCGAGCATCTCGGCCAGCTCGGCGTGCGGGTCTTGCGCAACGAATACGTGGAGCTGGGACGCGACGGGCAGGTGCTTCACCTGGCGGGTATCGACGACTACGAGTCCGCCCGCTTCGACATCGGCCACCGGGTAGACCTCCCAGGGGCGGTGGCGGGCAGGGACACGCGTCGGGTGCTGGTCCTTCTGGCGCACCAGCCCAAGGCGGTTCACGAAGCCGTCTTGCACGAAGTCGACCTGCAGTTGTCGGGGCATACCCATGGGGGACAGTTGTGGCCGCTGGGGTGGCTCCTGCGCTTGGGGCAACCGGTGGTCGCGGGGCTCGCCAGGTTCAACAAGACCTGGGTCTACGTCAGCAGCGGCACGGGCTTCTCGGGGCCGCCCATGCGACTCGGCGCTCCCGCCGAGATTACACAGCTCATCCTGCGAGCAACCTGA
- a CDS encoding AraC family transcriptional regulator has translation MTDPLTEVISLLQPRAIFSKGISGAGRWGVRYSDFGQPSFSAVLEGSCRLAVDGQPVITLQAGDFVLLPATPGFTMSGFEPVVPERIDPKTAPSPRGEVRYGTRGGRPDVRMLGGFFVFDSPDAALMVSLLPALVHVRGVERLTTLVRMVRDETSEQRSGRDLVLTRLVELLLIEALRSTSRDDAPPGLLRGLADARIAPAIRQMHAHLQRSWTVEQLAKSAALSRSAFFDRFTRTVGLPPMEYLLDWRMAVARKLLRRRELDINEVAERVGYSSASTFSTAFSRHVGQSPGRYARAADAAR, from the coding sequence ATGACCGACCCACTCACGGAAGTCATCTCCCTGCTCCAGCCACGAGCCATCTTCTCGAAGGGCATCAGCGGGGCGGGGCGCTGGGGGGTTCGGTACTCGGACTTCGGCCAGCCGAGTTTCAGTGCCGTGCTCGAAGGGAGCTGTCGACTCGCTGTCGACGGTCAGCCCGTCATCACGCTCCAGGCGGGCGATTTCGTGCTGCTGCCGGCGACGCCGGGCTTCACCATGTCTGGCTTCGAGCCGGTGGTCCCCGAGCGCATCGACCCCAAGACAGCGCCCTCTCCGAGGGGTGAGGTACGTTACGGCACCCGTGGTGGCCGCCCCGACGTGCGGATGCTCGGAGGCTTCTTCGTCTTCGACTCGCCGGACGCGGCCCTGATGGTGTCGTTGCTCCCGGCCCTGGTGCACGTACGCGGCGTGGAGCGGCTCACGACGCTGGTGCGCATGGTCCGCGACGAGACGAGCGAACAGCGCTCGGGCCGAGACCTCGTGCTCACGCGGCTGGTGGAGCTGCTGCTCATCGAGGCGCTGCGCTCGACGTCGCGGGACGACGCGCCTCCGGGGCTCCTGCGTGGCCTCGCGGACGCGCGGATTGCCCCCGCGATACGGCAGATGCACGCGCACCTCCAGCGGTCGTGGACGGTGGAGCAACTCGCGAAGAGCGCGGCGCTCTCACGCTCGGCGTTCTTCGACCGGTTCACGCGCACCGTGGGGCTGCCCCCGATGGAGTATCTGCTGGACTGGCGGATGGCCGTCGCGAGGAAGCTCCTGCGTCGCCGGGAGCTCGACATCAACGAAGTGGCCGAGCGCGTCGGGTACAGCTCCGCGAGCACCTTCTCCACGGCGTTCAGTCGGCATGTGGGCCAGTCTCCGGGCCGTTATGCGCGAGCTGCCGACGCAGCACGGTGA
- a CDS encoding MFS transporter, translating into MRAIRLPRLSSLRAFEHPGYFAVWLGALISNIGTWMETVAMGVYVTEQTGRAEWTGAIVALTYLPSVLLSPVGGALADRFDRRAYVALGTSVQLVLAAVLTVLAFTNHLSVPIIGVISLLNGCASTLTSPAFSAMLAELVPPRDLHSALSLSSAQFNLGRIIGPLLAAVVLQAGGASWALFVNTLSFVAVLVAVSRVPSLKRDTDAKKPRGNLWTGITQGFAVVRRDPEISLVMMSTLVVSVLVAPFIGLVPVFAIKVFGQGASATSLLVACQGAGAVVAAVTVGSLVDLLGQRRLLGLAAGSIGVVSALYWLAPTLTTAAAGIFLLGANYMVLMSGFHAYATSRVPREFQARVSSLYSMSLGAGYASGVWGLGALADRVGVRFVTVSASVLFLAMVATLRMLSPRTFESSQA; encoded by the coding sequence GTGCGAGCCATTCGACTTCCCCGCCTCTCTTCGTTGCGTGCCTTCGAGCACCCCGGCTACTTCGCCGTCTGGCTCGGCGCGCTCATCTCCAACATCGGCACCTGGATGGAGACGGTGGCGATGGGCGTCTACGTCACCGAGCAGACGGGACGCGCGGAATGGACGGGCGCCATCGTCGCGCTCACCTATCTGCCGTCGGTGCTGCTGTCGCCCGTGGGCGGCGCGCTCGCGGACCGCTTCGACCGGCGCGCCTACGTCGCGCTGGGCACCAGCGTGCAACTGGTGTTGGCCGCGGTGCTCACGGTGCTGGCCTTCACCAACCACCTGAGCGTCCCCATCATCGGCGTCATCTCGCTGCTCAACGGCTGCGCGAGCACGCTCACCAGCCCGGCCTTCTCCGCGATGCTGGCGGAGCTGGTGCCACCCCGGGATCTGCACAGCGCGCTGAGCCTCAGCTCGGCGCAGTTCAACCTGGGGCGCATCATCGGCCCGCTGCTGGCGGCGGTGGTGCTCCAGGCGGGTGGCGCGTCCTGGGCGCTGTTCGTCAACACGCTGTCCTTCGTCGCGGTGCTGGTGGCGGTGTCGCGCGTGCCGTCGCTGAAGCGGGACACGGACGCGAAGAAGCCCCGGGGCAACCTGTGGACGGGCATCACCCAGGGCTTCGCGGTGGTGCGCCGCGATCCGGAAATCTCGCTGGTGATGATGAGCACGCTGGTGGTGTCCGTGCTCGTGGCGCCCTTCATCGGATTGGTGCCGGTGTTCGCCATCAAGGTCTTCGGCCAGGGCGCCTCCGCGACGTCGCTGCTCGTCGCCTGCCAGGGGGCGGGCGCGGTGGTGGCCGCGGTGACGGTGGGCTCGCTGGTGGACCTGCTGGGCCAGCGCCGGCTGCTCGGGCTGGCGGCGGGCTCCATCGGCGTGGTGTCCGCGCTGTACTGGCTGGCGCCCACGCTGACGACGGCCGCCGCGGGCATCTTCCTGCTCGGCGCCAACTACATGGTGCTGATGAGCGGGTTCCACGCCTACGCCACGTCGCGCGTGCCGCGTGAGTTCCAGGCGCGCGTGAGCAGTCTTTACAGCATGTCGCTCGGCGCGGGCTATGCGTCCGGCGTGTGGGGCCTGGGCGCGCTGGCCGACCGCGTGGGCGTGCGCTTCGTCACCGTCAGCGCCAGCGTCCTGTTCCTGGCCATGGTGGCGACCCTGCGGATGCTCAGCCCTCGCACCTTCGAGAGCTCCCAGGCCTGA
- a CDS encoding DoxX family protein, producing the protein MNVVSLTEQPDILKSAALLPPRLSLGSTMVVHGITKLRKEGTEQHAGFFEQLGFKPARTWVLITGVTEVLAGVGAILGFATRPAAAAVLVTQAIAIAKVHGSKGFDNTKGGFEFNLALCAMALGLLLRGPGKLSVHHALEDRVKRKELRRLRLLPRQRRGSMLLDALG; encoded by the coding sequence ATGAACGTGGTGTCACTCACCGAGCAACCGGACATCCTCAAGTCGGCGGCCTTGCTGCCGCCCCGCCTGTCGCTCGGGTCGACCATGGTCGTCCACGGCATCACCAAGCTCCGCAAGGAAGGCACCGAGCAACACGCCGGCTTCTTCGAACAGCTCGGCTTCAAGCCCGCACGGACCTGGGTCCTCATCACCGGCGTGACCGAGGTCCTCGCGGGCGTCGGCGCCATCCTCGGCTTCGCCACCCGCCCCGCCGCCGCCGCCGTGCTCGTCACCCAGGCCATCGCCATCGCCAAGGTCCACGGCTCCAAGGGCTTCGACAACACCAAGGGCGGCTTCGAGTTCAACCTCGCCCTCTGCGCCATGGCGCTCGGCCTGCTCCTGCGCGGCCCCGGAAAGCTCTCCGTCCACCACGCCCTGGAGGACCGCGTGAAGCGCAAGGAGCTGCGCCGCCTGCGCCTCCTGCCCCGGCAACGCCGTGGCTCCATGCTGCTCGACGCCCTCGGCTGA
- a CDS encoding alpha/beta fold hydrolase yields MSFRSSLLALGAAALLLAPPALAQAPAPAEPLGSTLDGFPSPHPVQLLPLTVEGQDVRMAYMDVKPTGRANGRTVVLLHGKNFFGAYWASTIQALTGAGYRVVVPDQLGFGRSSKPDVHYSFHTLASLTKQLLDSLGVKQAVILGHSMGGMLATRFALMYPDATERLVLENPIGLEDYREKTPWQPTEAYYREQLKVTEESTRKYHETYYVKWKPEYDVWVQVLYRQTLGAEYPRLARVAAATSQMIYEQPVSHEFPLVKARTLVVIGQEDRTFIGRGKVPASVAATLGQYPQLGKKTAKAIPQATLVELPGVGHIPHIESPEKFHAALLDFLAK; encoded by the coding sequence ATGTCCTTCCGTTCGTCCCTCCTGGCCCTGGGCGCCGCCGCGCTGCTCCTGGCGCCCCCCGCCCTCGCCCAGGCGCCCGCCCCGGCCGAGCCGCTCGGCTCCACCCTGGACGGCTTCCCCTCGCCGCACCCGGTGCAGCTGCTGCCGCTGACGGTGGAGGGCCAGGACGTGCGCATGGCCTACATGGACGTGAAGCCCACGGGCCGCGCCAACGGGCGCACCGTGGTGCTGCTGCACGGCAAGAACTTCTTCGGCGCGTACTGGGCCTCCACCATCCAGGCGCTGACGGGCGCGGGCTACCGCGTGGTGGTGCCCGACCAGCTCGGCTTCGGCCGCTCGTCCAAGCCGGACGTGCACTACAGCTTCCACACGCTCGCGTCGCTGACGAAGCAGTTGCTCGACTCGCTGGGCGTGAAGCAGGCGGTGATTCTGGGCCACTCCATGGGCGGCATGCTCGCCACGCGCTTCGCCCTCATGTACCCGGACGCCACCGAGCGGCTCGTGCTGGAGAACCCCATCGGCCTCGAGGACTACCGCGAGAAGACCCCGTGGCAGCCCACGGAGGCCTACTACCGCGAGCAGCTGAAGGTGACCGAGGAGTCCACGCGCAAGTACCACGAGACGTACTACGTGAAGTGGAAGCCCGAGTACGACGTCTGGGTCCAGGTGCTCTACCGCCAGACGCTCGGCGCCGAGTACCCGCGCCTGGCCCGCGTGGCCGCCGCCACCTCGCAGATGATCTACGAGCAGCCCGTCTCCCACGAGTTCCCGCTGGTGAAGGCCCGGACGCTCGTCGTCATCGGCCAGGAGGACCGCACCTTCATCGGCCGGGGCAAGGTGCCCGCCAGCGTGGCCGCCACCCTGGGCCAGTACCCCCAGCTCGGGAAGAAGACGGCCAAGGCCATCCCCCAGGCCACCCTGGTGGAGCTGCCCGGCGTCGGCCACATCCCCCACATCGAGTCGCCCGAGAAGTTCCACGCGGCGCTGCTCGACTTCCTCGCGAAGTAG
- a CDS encoding VOC family protein — protein sequence MALQRMDHVGIVVDDLAAAIAFFRELGMELEGEMPVQGRWVDQVVGLDGVRVDIAMMRTPDGHGRLELTKFHSPAAINAEPRTAPANTLGIRRIMFAVDDVDDVVARLRMHGAELVGEVAKYENIYRLCYVRHPEGFIIALAERIG from the coding sequence ATGGCACTTCAGCGGATGGACCACGTTGGCATCGTTGTCGACGACCTTGCGGCGGCCATCGCCTTCTTCCGTGAGCTGGGGATGGAACTGGAGGGCGAGATGCCGGTCCAGGGACGTTGGGTCGACCAGGTGGTCGGGCTCGATGGCGTCCGAGTCGACATCGCGATGATGCGGACCCCGGATGGACACGGCCGGCTCGAGTTGACGAAGTTCCACAGCCCCGCGGCGATCAACGCCGAGCCGAGGACCGCACCCGCGAACACGCTGGGCATTCGTCGCATCATGTTCGCGGTCGACGACGTCGACGATGTCGTTGCCCGTCTGCGCATGCACGGCGCCGAGCTCGTCGGTGAAGTGGCGAAGTACGAGAACATCTATCGGCTCTGCTACGTCCGCCACCCAGAGGGCTTCATCATCGCGCTGGCGGAGCGGATCGGCTGA
- a CDS encoding DUF2019 domain-containing protein, whose translation MTVAQLVEEFAENVAAQTDAIWKGDAKMGNKHASRYIAAFKRLRAHGDTGREALAQLFVHPRMDVRTTAATYLLRYRTAEAKAVLEEAAKGEGLIPFGAQEALKRWEEGTWSLDPE comes from the coding sequence ATGACGGTTGCGCAACTGGTCGAGGAGTTCGCGGAGAACGTTGCTGCCCAGACCGACGCAATCTGGAAGGGGGACGCGAAGATGGGGAACAAGCACGCCAGCCGATACATCGCCGCGTTCAAGCGGCTGCGTGCTCATGGAGATACCGGTCGCGAGGCGCTCGCCCAGCTATTCGTGCATCCTCGGATGGACGTGCGCACTACCGCCGCTACGTACCTGCTTCGCTACAGAACAGCGGAAGCCAAGGCCGTGCTCGAAGAGGCCGCGAAGGGGGAGGGGCTCATTCCGTTTGGGGCGCAAGAGGCATTGAAACGCTGGGAAGAGGGAACCTGGAGTCTCGACCCTGAATGA
- a CDS encoding SDR family oxidoreductase gives MKTVLITGCSSGYGLETARHFHARGWNVVATMRTPREDVLPRSDRLRVVPLDVTKPESIAAALAASGPIDVLVNNAGIGLLGAFEATPMATVRDVFETNVFGVMAMTQAVLPQFRARKSGVVVNVTSSVTLAPMPLVAVYTASKTAIEGFTTSLAFELESFNVRVKLVEPGYCPSTRFASNSGSRLDGLIPEPYAPFAQRILGAFSQQAVVTRESDVAEVVWLAANDTSPTHRFPAGPDAVALARSA, from the coding sequence ATGAAGACGGTGCTCATCACGGGGTGCTCCTCCGGCTACGGGCTCGAGACGGCCCGCCACTTCCACGCGCGGGGTTGGAACGTGGTCGCCACCATGCGAACCCCACGCGAGGACGTCCTCCCTCGTTCGGACCGCCTGCGCGTGGTGCCGCTCGACGTGACGAAGCCCGAGAGCATCGCGGCGGCGCTGGCGGCGAGCGGACCCATCGACGTGCTCGTCAACAACGCGGGCATCGGGCTGCTCGGCGCCTTCGAGGCCACGCCGATGGCCACCGTGCGCGACGTATTCGAGACCAACGTCTTCGGGGTGATGGCGATGACGCAGGCGGTGCTGCCCCAGTTCCGCGCACGCAAGTCGGGCGTGGTCGTGAACGTGACGTCCAGCGTGACGTTGGCGCCGATGCCGCTGGTGGCCGTGTACACCGCGAGTAAGACAGCCATCGAGGGGTTCACGACGTCGCTCGCGTTCGAGCTCGAGTCCTTCAACGTGCGTGTGAAGCTCGTCGAGCCGGGCTACTGCCCGAGCACCCGCTTCGCGAGCAACAGCGGCTCCCGCCTGGACGGGCTCATCCCCGAGCCCTATGCGCCCTTCGCCCAGCGCATCCTCGGCGCCTTCTCGCAGCAGGCCGTGGTGACGCGCGAGTCCGACGTGGCCGAGGTGGTGTGGCTCGCCGCGAACGACACATCGCCGACGCACCGTTTCCCCGCGGGGCCCGACGCGGTCGCGCTGGCCCGGTCGGCATGA